Within Gemmatimonadota bacterium, the genomic segment CTGATCGCGCGCCTTCAGCAGGACTTCAACGACGGGGGCTCGTCGCTGGGCACGATGCTCACGGCGACCAACCGGAACAACAACGAGGCCCACTTCGATTTCCTCAACCAGGCGGCCTACACGGGCGGGATCGATTTCCGCCACCAGTGGAGCGACCGGACCTACTGGCTTAACGCGAGCATGTCGTTCAGCCACATCCGGGGCGAACCGGAGGCGATTACCCGCGTGCAGCGCAATTCCGCGCGGTACTACCAGCGCCCCGACGCCGACTATGTTGCCCTCGACTCCACGCTGACCACGCTGAGCGGCCATGGCGGCAGCTTCAGCGTGGGCCGGTCGGGCAACAGCCCGTGGAACATGGGCATCGGCGGCACCTGGCGGTCGCCGGGCCTCGAACTGAACGACGTGGGATTCCTGCGCCAGGCCGACGTATTCATGCAGAACAGCTGGTTCGGCTACCGGTCGGAAAAACCGAACCGGATCTTTCGCGAGTATAACCTGTTCCTGAACCAGTGGCAGGGCTTCACCTTCGGCGGGGATCGGAAGTTCCTGGGCGGCAACATCAACGGGGGCGGCCAGTTCAACAACTACTGGTGGGTATGGTTCAATGTGAACTCGGAGATCGAAGGTCTGTCCACCACCGCCCTGCGCGGCGGGCCGGCCCTGAAATCACCAGGCAACGTGGAATTCAACTTCGACGTCGACACCGATGGACGCAAGCCGCTCAGTTTCGGCTTTGGCGGCGGCCAAAACTGGCGCCGAGATGACGCGGGAAGCTCGAGCTGGGTGTACCTGTCCATGCGGTACCGGCCAAGTAACGCCATGAATATCCGCATCAACCCGTTTTTCGACACCGCCCGAAACGAATTGCAGTTCGTGTCCAATGAAACATTCGACGACGACGGCTTTACGGGCCCGGCCTCACAGGTGGACCAGGCCTCCCTGGCTGACCGCTACCTGCTGGGCCGCGTCGACCAGAAGACGCTGGGGATCGGTATCCGGATGAACTACAGCATCACCAACAACATGTCCATCCAATACTACGGACAGCCTTACATCTCGGCCGGACGCTACGACCGGTTCAAGCGGATAACCAACCCGCGTGCCGACCGGTTCGCGGACCGTTTCGAACTGCTTTCGGACGGCCAGCTGGCCTATGACGATTCAGACGAAGCCTACCGCGTGGATGAGAATGTGGACGGCCGGACGGACTACTCCTTCGACGATCCGGACTTCAACTTCCTACAGTTCCGATCGAACCTGGTGTTGCGGTGGGAGTATACGCCGGGCTCGACGCTGTTCCTCGTGTGGCAGCAGCAGCGCAGCCGCTCGGGCGGCACGGGCGATTTCGCCGCAGGGCAGGACCTGAACGACCTGTTCGACACCTATCCCTCGAACATCTTCCTCTTGAAGTTCAACTACTGGTTTTCGCTCTAGGCGGGTGACGGCTAGGCGGGCCGCAGCTTGTTCACCATCTCCAGCATGGCCGTCATGTAGCCGATGGCGTAGGCGCGCCCCCGGTGATGCCAGTCGGTGTCATCTACGAAACGGGGCACGTGGTCGGTGATCATGAACCCGGTGAACCCGACCTCCTTCAGGGTCCGCATGACCTCGTAGGGATCCACGTTCCCCTCGTTGATGAAGCACTCGTTGAAACAGGGCACGTTCCCCTGCACGTCGCGGAAATGGACGTAGATGATTTTTCCGGCGCCGCCGAAGTGCCGCACGGCCTTGATCACGTAGTCGTGACCTCCCATTTCCGACCAGCATCCCATGCAGAAATCCAGGCCGTGGTACGGACTGTCGAAGGTGTCCATGGCCAGCTTGAAGCCCTCGAAGCTGCTGAAGATCCGCGCCACGCCGCCCAGCATAGGGATGGGCGGGTCGTCGGGATGCAGTGCGAGCTTGACGTTGCTTTCCTCGGCGACCGGCAAGATCCTCGACATGTAGTATGCGTAGTTGTCCCACATCTCGTCTGCCGTGAATATCCGGCCGAAGGTGGGTTCCGCGTCCCGGTGGGCCTCGAAATCGAACCGGGTGGCCGTAGCCCGGCCGCGAAGCACGGCGGGGTCCGGCGTCCGCCAGACGGAACTGGGGATCCAGTGGTACCCAAGGATGGGAATGCCGGCCTTGCCCATGTTGCGGATGGTGTACTTCATGTGCTCGATCTGTTCGTCGCGGCCCGGCAGCCCCAGCATGGCCTTGTCGTAGAAGGGGATGGGGACGTTCTCCAGGGCCATCAGGCGCAGTTCGGCGTTGTCGGCCCGTTTCTTCAGGTCGACCAGGTCCTCCAGCTCCCAGCGCTTCTCGCCCGGCAGTTTCGGCGTGTTCATGAGGAAGTCGTCGGCGCCGAGCTGCTTGATGTAGGCCAGTTTCTCGTCGGTGAGCACATTGAACTGCCCGAGTCCGATGCGCATTTCCAGGGTCATGTCAGTCCTCACCTTCCCCGGTGTCGGACGAAGTGGCCGGTGGTTCCGATGGACCCGACGGGTCAGGCTGCTCCGGCTTCCTGACCAGCCTCACACTCTTGAGCGCTTTCGGGGCCAGGCGGATGCCCCTGGCCCGGTTCCCCCGAACGGGAAAGAGCGAAAGGTCGAAGGCTTCCTCGAAGACTCGCATCCGCGGCGTGGGCTTGTAGGTGATATTCGCCATGACGTCGGTATCCGTGGTCAGTTGAAGGATGCGGCAACCCTCGGGCACGATCTCGTATCCCCGGTTCAGGATGAACTTGTCCAGCTTGCAGCGCTTGACGTAGGGATGGCCCTTCCGGTCGCGGTAGACGATGGTGAACACCCGGTCGGGATCGACGAACCCGCAGTACAGCATGCCCTTGTCCACGAAAAGCCGTTCGATCTCGGCGTGGAGCGCATAGGCGCCGGTCTTGCGGATCACGAGGACCCGGTCATAGGGCGATACGTCGAAGAGGGTGTCGCCGCCGCCCAGTCCATACCCCAGGTATCCGGTGCTCCGGTCGTACCTGAGCGCCAGGTTCCGTTGTGCCGCCTTCCGGGCGTCGACCCGCTTGAAAGCGGTGATGGTCGTCCTGCGGTGAAAAGCCTCGCGGTACCGCCCGATGAGCCCTTCCAGGAGGGTGATCGCGTAGGCCGACAGATGGCCCAGGTGATCCCTGATCTCCCGCAGGCGGCTGCGGATGGCCTTCATCTCCTCGTTGGCGCGGTTGATGTCGTACAGGGAAATCCGGCGGATCGGCACCTTGAGGAGGGTATCGATATCCTCGGAAGACAGTTCTTTCACCTTTGACTCAAAGGGTTCGAACCCCTGCCGGATCGCTTCGTGGATCTTATCCTGTTCCCGGACTTCCTCGATGCGCTTGTAGATCCGTTCCTTGATGAAGAGTTGCTCCAGCGTTTTCGCGCGCAGCTTTGCGTGAAGCTGCTTCCGTTCGATCTTCAGTTCCGCTTCCAGGACCTCCAGGAGCCGCCGCGTGTTGTGCCTGAGCACGTCGGTAACGGGCAGTATGCACGGGTGGCCCGACCGGATGACCAGCACGTTGGTGGAGATGGAGGACTCGCAGTCGGTGAAGGCGTAGAGGGCGTCCACGGTTTCCTCGGAATGGACGCCCCGGGCCAGGCGGATCTCGATTTCCACCTCGTCGGCCGTGAAGTCGGAGATGCCGGCGATCTTCAGCTTGTTCTTCTTCGCCGCCGCCTCGATGGAACCGATCAGGCTTTCGGTGGTCGAACCGAAGGGCAGCTGCCGTATGACGATGCGTTTGGGGTCCTTCACGTCCAGCTGGGCGCGGACCATCACCTTGCCGTTGCCGTCATTGTATTCCGAGACGTCCACCAGGCCCCCGGTGGGGAAATCGGGCTGGACCTCGAAGGGCTCGTCCCGGAGGCAGGCGATCTGGGCTTCCATGAGTTCGATGAGGTTGTGCGGCAGGATCCGGGTCGCCATGCTCGAGGCGATGCCCTCGGCGCCCATGGCCAGGAGAACGGGGATCTTCGCAGGAAAGGCGACGGGTTCCCTGTTGCGGCCGTCGTAGGAATCCACGTACTCGGTGATCTCCGGATCGTACAGCACCTCCTTGGCCAGCGGCGTCAGGCGGCACTCGATATACCGGGCCGCCGAGGCGGGGTCGCCGGTGAGGGTCGAGCCGAAATTGCCCTGCTTCTCGATGAACATGTCCTTGTTGGCGAGATTGACCAGCGAGCCGAAGATGGACTGGTCCCCGTGGGGATGGTACCGCATGGTCTGGCCCACCACGTTGGCGACCTTGTGGAACTTCCCGTCGTCCATTTCGAAGAGGGTATGCAGAATGCGACGCTGCACGGGCTTGAGTCCGTCGTCGATCTCCGGAATCGCCCGGTCCTTGATGAAATAGGAGGCGTACTTCAGGTAGTAGTCTTCGAAGAGGGTATCGGCGTAGGCCATGGGTCCTATACTTCGTCCAGCAGGTTCTCCACGATGTAGTCCCTGCGCTCGGGCGTGTTCTTGCCCATGTAGAAGGTGAGGGTTTCCGGAATGCTGTGGATGGAACGGACGTTGACCTTCACGAGCCGCATGTCGGAACCGATGAACTGGCCGAATTCGCCGGGCGAGATCTCGCCCAGCCCCTTGAACCGGGTCACTTCCGCCCCGCGAATCCGGTCCAGGGCCGCGTTGCGCTCCTTCTCGCTGTAGCAGTAGACGGTTTCCTTCGTGTTGCGCACCCGGAAGAGCGGCGTTTCGAGGATGTGGACGTGGCCCGCGAGCACCATCTCCTCGAAGTAGCTCAGGAAGAAGGTCATCAGGAGATTGCGGATATGGTAGCCGTCGTAATCGGCGTCGGTCGCGATGATCACCTTGTTGAACCGCAGGTTCGATATCCCGTCCTCGATGCCGAGGGCCATCATGAGATTGTAGAGCTCCTCGTTCTTGTAGATGGCCGCCCGCGTGCGGGAGAAGACGTTCAGCGGCACGCCCTTGAGTCCGAAGATCGCCTGGGTCAGCGGGTCCCGCGCCGAGACCATGGAACCGGCGGCCGAAGGCCCCTCGGTGATGAAGATCGAGGAATCCTCTCCGAACTTCGCGTGATCGAAGTGGTACTTGCAGTCCTTGAAATTGGGGATCTTGATGGCGATACGCCGGGCCGCTTCGCGGGCCTCCTTCTTGACCGCATTCAGTTCCTTCCGCAGACGCTCGTTCTGGGTGATCTTCTCCTGGATCCGCTGGGCGGACTCCTGGTTTTTGTGCAGGAAGTCCACCACGGCACTGCGGATCTCCGAGACGAGCCAGCCCCGGATATCGGTATTGCCCAGCTTGTTCTTGGTCTGGGATTCGAAAATGGGTTCCTTCAGCTTGATGGCGATGGCGCCCGCAATGGACTCGCGGACGTCCACTCCGCCGTAGCTTTTCTTGAAGTATTCGTTGACGCCCTTTAGAATGCCCTCGCGGAACGCGCTCTGGTGGGACCCGCCGTCCGCGGTGTACTGGCCGTTCACGAAGGAGAAGAGCGTCTCGCCGTAGTTGGTGGTGTGCGTGAAGGAAAACTCGATGTACTGGCTTTTGTGGTACGAGGGCTCGTAGAGGACGTTCTCGCCCACCTCGGCCTTGAGGAAGTCCAGCAGTCCGTACCTGGAAACGAATCGCTTCTTGTTGAAGACCAGGCGAAGGCCGCTGTTCAGGCAGGCGTAGTTCCACATGCGGCTTTCGACGTAGTCCGGCTGGAAAGCGTATTCCCCGAAGATCTCCTCGTCGGGCAGGAATTCGACATAGGTGCCGTCCGGCTCGTCCGCGGCGCCCTCGTTCTGCCCGAGGAGTTGCCCCCGCTCGTACACCGCCTCCGCATAGCGCCCGTTCCGGTAGGCCACGACGCGGAAATCGACGGAGAGGGCGTTGACCGCCTTGGCGCCCACGCCGTTCAGTCCCACGCTGAACTGAAAGACCTCGTCGTTATACTTGGCGCCCGTGTTGATGATCGAAGTGCACTCCACGACCTTGCCGAGGGGAATCCCGCGGCCGAAGTCGCGGACGCGGACCCGGTCGTCTTCGATGGACACGTCGATCTGCCGGCCGTGGCCCATGATAAACTCGTCCACGGCGTTGTCGATCACTTCCTTGAGGAGGACGTAGATGCCGTCTTCCGGATCGCTGCCGTTCCCGAGCCGGCCGATATACATGCCTGTACGGAGCCGGATGTGTTCCAGCGACGAGAGGGTCTTGACCTTGCTTTCGTCGTAGACGGCGGCGTCCGTAGCGCCCTCTGCGGCCGCGGCGACTGGAGATCCGTTGCCGTCGACGGACCGTTCGGCCGGAGAACCGTTGTCGTCGGGCCGTGCGGACGGAGATCCGTTTCTTTCATCCGGTCGCGCGCCGTTTTCCGATTCGACCGGTTTTCGGTTGGTCGCGGCACCGCTGCCGCGCGAACCGTTCCCGTTGCCGGACCGGCCGTTCGCCCCTTCTTCCCGCGGCGTGAGCAGGTCGAGCTGGGTGTTCCGGTCCTCTCCGCTTCTCGAACCGTTCCGGGTCGCCATGGGTCCTTTCCCGATAGCAGATGACTGTAAAACACTACGTGGGCGGCCATCCTCCATGCCGCGCGGGCGGCCAATCCCTCCGAGGCGCGGACATTAGAACATGTCGTGTCAAGCCATGCAGTTAGCACAATATATGGCCGTATGCCGCACATGTCAATATACGCTGTATGGCCGTATGCCGCGCATGACAATATACGCTACGTCTGTTTGGTAATTTGTCAAGGAAATCCATACCCGTGCGGGTACCATTGCGCGTGCCGGCTTGTAAGACTTGTGATGGGATCAGGGCGCATGGGACGGACGTCCCGGGACCAACTGCCGGACGCCCTAGGACCCGGCACCGTCCGGTCTAGGACCCGGCGCCGTCCGACTTGAGGATGTTCCGCGAGATGACGATCTTCTGGGCTTCGGAGGTGCCTTCGTAGAGGGTGGTGATCCGTGCGTCGCGGTAGAAGCGTTCCACGTCGAAGTCGCGGATGTACCCGTAGCCGCCATGAATCTGAATGGCCTCGTTCGTGATCCGAATCGAGGCCTCGGACGCGTACAGCTTGGCCATGGACGACGCCGTGATGTAGTCCTGCCCGGCGTCCTTGAGCCACGCGGCCCGGTAGGTCAGCAGGCGCGCCGCCTCGAGTTCGGTCGCCATTTCCGCCAGCTTGAAGGCGATCGCCTGGAACTCGGCGATGGGCTTGCCGAACTGGGTCCGTTCCTTTGCGTACCGCACGGAAGCGTCGTAGGCTCCCTGCGCGATGCCCAGGGCCTGGGCCGCGATGCCGATGCGGCCGCCGTTTAGTATGGACAGCGCGATGTTCAGCCCCCGGCCTTCCTCGCCCAACAGATTAGTCTGCGGCACGCGGCAATCCTCGAATAGAAGCTCGCTGGTATCCGAACCCCGGATGCCGAGTTTCTGCTCCTGGCGGCCGACGGTGAAACCGGGGATTCCTTTCTCCACGAGGACCATGCTGAGGCCGAGATGGCCCGTGCCGGGTGCGGTGGTCACCAGCACGAGGAGGTAGTCGGCGAAACCGCCGTTGGTCACGAAGTGCTTCTTGCCGTTGATGACGTATTCCGTGCCGTCCTTCAGCGCCGACGTGACCGTCGAGCCGACGTCCGTCCCGGCGCCGGGCTCGGTCAGCGCGAGGCAGGCCTGGGCCTCGCCGCGCCCCAGGGGAGGCAGATACGCCTTCTTCTGGTTTTCGGTGCCGAAGGCGAAAACGCCGTCGGCGAAAAGGGAGTTGTTCACCGAGACGCATACCCCGGTCGACGCGCATACCCGCGAGAACTCCTCCACGGCCAGCACGTAACTGAGCGTATCCAAGCCCGCGCCGCCGTACGCTTCGGGAACCATCATGGCCATGAAACCCATCTTGCCGAGTTCCCGGATCGTATCGTAATGCACGGCTTCGCGCTCGTCGATTTCCCGGGCGTGGGGCTTCAGTTTCTCCTCGGCGATCCGGCGGGCGGTGTCCCGCATCATGGCCTGGTCGCCGCTCAAGGCGAATTCCATCGGTTCCCCCTCTTCAGTTCACGCCGAGCAACCGGGCCGCGGTGACCGCCATGACCTCGCAGCTCCGGACTAGATGCTCGATCTCACAGTACTCATCGGGCTGGTGGGCGAGATGGAGCAGTCCGGGGCCGTAGGCGATGCACTGCTTCACCCTTCCCGTGTTGTGGACGTGCTTGTGGTCGTAGGTGCCGGGGCTGGCCACGTGTTCCGCGGGAACGCCGGTCAGGTCCTCGATCGTGCGGGAAGCCGTACCGACCAGCTCGGCGTCCGGGTCGGTCTCGACCGGGCGAACGACCATCAGGTCGGTGAGCTCCGCTTTGAAGTCCCGGTCTTCCGCGGTCAGATGGGCGATCAGCGTCTCGATTTCTTTTTTTACGTCGTCGAAGGATTCCTCAATCAGAAAACGCCGGTCGAAGATGGCGGAGCACCGGTCGGCCACACAGGGCGAGCCCACGCTTCCGTCCGTCTGCCCGCCGGTTATGCCGTTCACGTTGATCGTGGCCCGGCGCGCTTCCGGCGGGTCCACGGGCATTTCCGTTTTGCGGGCGCGAAGGGCCGGCGCGAGGTCCGACGAGACCCGGCTCAGGAAACGCTCCATCTTGTTGATGGCGCTGACGCCCAGAAAGGGCATGCTGCCGTGGGCGGTCCGGCCGATGGTGTCGACCCGGAACCAGTAGACTCCTCGGTGACCCAGGCAGATGCGTCCCGGTCCGAAGGGTTCCGGTATGATCACGTACGAGGTCCGTTCGGGGGAAATGAGTCCCTCGCGGGCAAGGTAGTCCATGCCGGCGAACCCGCCGGTCTCCTCGTCGACCGTCGCGCTGAATTCGAGACTGCCGCGCAACGAGACGCCCGCCTCCCGCACCGCGGCCGCCGCGAAGAGCGCCGCGGCGATGCCGCCCTTCATGTCGCACGCGCCGCGGCCGTATATCCTGCCGTCCTTCACTTCCCCGCCGAAGGGATCGACCGTCCAGTGCTCGCCCGGCGGAACCACGTCGGTGTGGCCGTTGAAATGCAGCGTGGGCATCGGCGAACGGCCGGAAAGCCTGCCCACCACGTTGACCCGGGGGTGTTCTTCGGAATGGTCCGGATGACCGGCGGCGGTCACGTACCGGGTTTCGAAACCCAGCGCGCGCAACCGGTCGCCCACGAGCCGGGCGCAGTCCGGGTATCCGTCACCCGGCGGATTCACGGAGGGTATCTGGATCAACGCCCTTAAAAAACCGATC encodes:
- a CDS encoding carbohydrate binding family 9 domain-containing protein — encoded protein: MYAVRLAVRNHRVRPGGTKKRNHSGRFPVLDAARESMVGEDPKMVGGHTLFLNRLHRWTIILSALIIVGPAESEARQPALEKRVYNTRHITSLPPDIDGRGDDPAWNDVEWSGDFTQLDPDDGGEPTQQTAFKILFDDHNLYVLIRAFDTEPDQITHRVTRRDDWDNDWVEIHFDSYHDKRTAFSFTLTASGGRGDEAISNDGNDWDSSWDPVWFGASTIDEEGWLAEMRIPLSQLRFSGEEGQIWGLQVQRRLYRREERSGWQHIHRNSPGWVSLFGELRGLEGIESSHRIEILPYMVGDLNRFQAEAQNPFRDGQRADGRIGLDGKIGLAGNITMDLAVNPDFGQVEADPSRVNLSAFELFFEERRPLFVEGKNITEFQVGGGGPFWNDRLFYSRRIGRSPQRSPDLSDGQTMDKPRNTPILAAAKITGKTPGGLSIGIVDAVTAETAARIDTKGARSEESVEPLTNYLIARLQQDFNDGGSSLGTMLTATNRNNNEAHFDFLNQAAYTGGIDFRHQWSDRTYWLNASMSFSHIRGEPEAITRVQRNSARYYQRPDADYVALDSTLTTLSGHGGSFSVGRSGNSPWNMGIGGTWRSPGLELNDVGFLRQADVFMQNSWFGYRSEKPNRIFREYNLFLNQWQGFTFGGDRKFLGGNINGGGQFNNYWWVWFNVNSEIEGLSTTALRGGPALKSPGNVEFNFDVDTDGRKPLSFGFGGGQNWRRDDAGSSSWVYLSMRYRPSNAMNIRINPFFDTARNELQFVSNETFDDDGFTGPASQVDQASLADRYLLGRVDQKTLGIGIRMNYSITNNMSIQYYGQPYISAGRYDRFKRITNPRADRFADRFELLSDGQLAYDDSDEAYRVDENVDGRTDYSFDDPDFNFLQFRSNLVLRWEYTPGSTLFLVWQQQRSRSGGTGDFAAGQDLNDLFDTYPSNIFLLKFNYWFSL
- a CDS encoding TIM barrel protein, with the protein product MTLEMRIGLGQFNVLTDEKLAYIKQLGADDFLMNTPKLPGEKRWELEDLVDLKKRADNAELRLMALENVPIPFYDKAMLGLPGRDEQIEHMKYTIRNMGKAGIPILGYHWIPSSVWRTPDPAVLRGRATATRFDFEAHRDAEPTFGRIFTADEMWDNYAYYMSRILPVAEESNVKLALHPDDPPIPMLGGVARIFSSFEGFKLAMDTFDSPYHGLDFCMGCWSEMGGHDYVIKAVRHFGGAGKIIYVHFRDVQGNVPCFNECFINEGNVDPYEVMRTLKEVGFTGFMITDHVPRFVDDTDWHHRGRAYAIGYMTAMLEMVNKLRPA
- a CDS encoding DNA topoisomerase IV subunit A, with the translated sequence MAYADTLFEDYYLKYASYFIKDRAIPEIDDGLKPVQRRILHTLFEMDDGKFHKVANVVGQTMRYHPHGDQSIFGSLVNLANKDMFIEKQGNFGSTLTGDPASAARYIECRLTPLAKEVLYDPEITEYVDSYDGRNREPVAFPAKIPVLLAMGAEGIASSMATRILPHNLIELMEAQIACLRDEPFEVQPDFPTGGLVDVSEYNDGNGKVMVRAQLDVKDPKRIVIRQLPFGSTTESLIGSIEAAAKKNKLKIAGISDFTADEVEIEIRLARGVHSEETVDALYAFTDCESSISTNVLVIRSGHPCILPVTDVLRHNTRRLLEVLEAELKIERKQLHAKLRAKTLEQLFIKERIYKRIEEVREQDKIHEAIRQGFEPFESKVKELSSEDIDTLLKVPIRRISLYDINRANEEMKAIRSRLREIRDHLGHLSAYAITLLEGLIGRYREAFHRRTTITAFKRVDARKAAQRNLALRYDRSTGYLGYGLGGGDTLFDVSPYDRVLVIRKTGAYALHAEIERLFVDKGMLYCGFVDPDRVFTIVYRDRKGHPYVKRCKLDKFILNRGYEIVPEGCRILQLTTDTDVMANITYKPTPRMRVFEEAFDLSLFPVRGNRARGIRLAPKALKSVRLVRKPEQPDPSGPSEPPATSSDTGEGED
- a CDS encoding type IIA DNA topoisomerase subunit B, whose translation is MYIGRLGNGSDPEDGIYVLLKEVIDNAVDEFIMGHGRQIDVSIEDDRVRVRDFGRGIPLGKVVECTSIINTGAKYNDEVFQFSVGLNGVGAKAVNALSVDFRVVAYRNGRYAEAVYERGQLLGQNEGAADEPDGTYVEFLPDEEIFGEYAFQPDYVESRMWNYACLNSGLRLVFNKKRFVSRYGLLDFLKAEVGENVLYEPSYHKSQYIEFSFTHTTNYGETLFSFVNGQYTADGGSHQSAFREGILKGVNEYFKKSYGGVDVRESIAGAIAIKLKEPIFESQTKNKLGNTDIRGWLVSEIRSAVVDFLHKNQESAQRIQEKITQNERLRKELNAVKKEAREAARRIAIKIPNFKDCKYHFDHAKFGEDSSIFITEGPSAAGSMVSARDPLTQAIFGLKGVPLNVFSRTRAAIYKNEELYNLMMALGIEDGISNLRFNKVIIATDADYDGYHIRNLLMTFFLSYFEEMVLAGHVHILETPLFRVRNTKETVYCYSEKERNAALDRIRGAEVTRFKGLGEISPGEFGQFIGSDMRLVKVNVRSIHSIPETLTFYMGKNTPERRDYIVENLLDEV
- a CDS encoding acyl-CoA dehydrogenase; translation: MEFALSGDQAMMRDTARRIAEEKLKPHAREIDEREAVHYDTIRELGKMGFMAMMVPEAYGGAGLDTLSYVLAVEEFSRVCASTGVCVSVNNSLFADGVFAFGTENQKKAYLPPLGRGEAQACLALTEPGAGTDVGSTVTSALKDGTEYVINGKKHFVTNGGFADYLLVLVTTAPGTGHLGLSMVLVEKGIPGFTVGRQEQKLGIRGSDTSELLFEDCRVPQTNLLGEEGRGLNIALSILNGGRIGIAAQALGIAQGAYDASVRYAKERTQFGKPIAEFQAIAFKLAEMATELEAARLLTYRAAWLKDAGQDYITASSMAKLYASEASIRITNEAIQIHGGYGYIRDFDVERFYRDARITTLYEGTSEAQKIVISRNILKSDGAGS
- a CDS encoding acetylornithine deacetylase/succinyl-diaminopimelate desuccinylase family protein, which codes for MITPLEQRIVEQVRVLRDDMIGFLRALIQIPSVNPPGDGYPDCARLVGDRLRALGFETRYVTAAGHPDHSEEHPRVNVVGRLSGRSPMPTLHFNGHTDVVPPGEHWTVDPFGGEVKDGRIYGRGACDMKGGIAAALFAAAAVREAGVSLRGSLEFSATVDEETGGFAGMDYLAREGLISPERTSYVIIPEPFGPGRICLGHRGVYWFRVDTIGRTAHGSMPFLGVSAINKMERFLSRVSSDLAPALRARKTEMPVDPPEARRATINVNGITGGQTDGSVGSPCVADRCSAIFDRRFLIEESFDDVKKEIETLIAHLTAEDRDFKAELTDLMVVRPVETDPDAELVGTASRTIEDLTGVPAEHVASPGTYDHKHVHNTGRVKQCIAYGPGLLHLAHQPDEYCEIEHLVRSCEVMAVTAARLLGVN